Within Alcaligenes sp. SDU_A2, the genomic segment GCTACTTCGGCTGCCGCGACGAGCAGGGCAATTTCTCGCCGGAACGCTTTGCGGAGCGGGCCACCCAGGATCACATCAAGATGATCGAGATCAAGCTGTCGCAAGGGGCCAAACCAGGCCACGGCGGCATCCTGCCGGGGGCCAAGGTAACAGCGGAAATCGCCGCAGCGCGTGGCGTGCCCGTCGGCCAGGACTGCAACTCGCCCCCGCATCACAGCGCATTTTCCACGCCGGTGGAACTGCTGCAGTTTGTAGAACAACTGCGCACGCTGTCCGGCGGCAAGCCGGTGGGCTTTAAGCTGTGCATAGGCCACCCTTGGGAATGGTTTGCCATTGCCAAGGCCATGCTCAAGACCGGCATTACGCCGGACTTTATCGTGGTGGACGGTGCTGAAGGCGGCACGGGCGCGGCACCGGTGGAATTTGTGGATCATGTGGGCACGCCGCTGCGCGAAGCCTTGCGCCTGGTCCACAATACCTTGGTGGGGATAGGCCTGCGCGAACAGATACGCCTGGGCGCATCGGGCAAGATCATCAGCGCCTTTGACATGGCGCGCATCATGGCCCTGGGCGCGGACTGGTGCAACAGCGCGCGCGGCTTTATGTTTGCCGTCGGCTGCATCCAGGCCCAGGCCTGCCATACCGACAAATGCCCGACCGGCGTCACCACGCAAGACCCGCTGCGCCAGAAAGCCCTGGTCGTGGACGACAAGTCCTTGCGTGTCGCCAGCTTCCACACCAACACCTTGAAAGCCCTGGCCGAACTGCTGGCCGCCGCCGGCCTAAAACACCCGGATCAATTGCGCCCGCACCATATCGCGCGGCGCATCAGCAATGGCGAAATCCGCGTGCTCTCGGCCCTGTTCCCGGATCTGGAAAAAGGTGAACTGCTGCGCGGCCACTATCGGCAGACCATTTTCCGCGTCGGCTGGCCCATGGCCAACCCCGACTCGTTTGAACCGGCTTACAGCCTGAGCAAGGCGCTCTCGAGCCTGAATGACCAGGCCGACCACGACGAACCACCCAAAAAGCAGGACGCCGCCGACAGCGCCGGACAAACTCTGGCCTGACCCCGACGATGCGGCCGCCGTCCTAGCGCGACTGCCGCATCGTTCCCACGCCGACATCCACTTCCCCATAAACCTGCACGCCGGGCGAAGTCTTGAACCCGGCATCGGCACAATTACGCCCCCCGGCACACCCCAGCAGTGCCAGCGTCATCAGCACGCAGACAGCCGCACGCATCATTTGTCCCATATCAACTCCTGCATAATGGCCTCGTACTGTGCCAGAAAATCCCCCAATACGGATTTCCAACTGTACTAGAATGCAGGAATCATGATCAGGCATACTGCACTTTCCGCACCCCGCTCCGGCCACCGGCTTTTGCTGGTTCTGGCGCTGTGCGCTCTTGTGCTGCGCGGCCTGATCCCCGCCGGCTACATGCCGGCCTCCGGCCCGGACTACAGCGCCGCCATCACCTTCTGTGTGCAAGGCGAACCGGCTCTGGCCAACTGGGCTGGCCACGCTCCGGAATCGGGTTCGGACGAACACACCGTCCATCCAGCCTGTTTATTTGGCCAGGCGCAGGCACAGAACGTGCTGCCCCCAAGCCCCTTGCCCGTCTGGGCACCGGTTTTTCTGCCTGTCCACACCTGGACAGCCGCCGCTTCGCCTGTCTGGCCCGCACCGGCCCATACCGGCCCCGCCCTGGGGGCCCGCGCCCCGCCAGCGCCCCTGCTGTCCTGACTGTTTTTACACGGCCAGCAGGCCGTATATCACTATTGAATCTAGCGGGATCTTTCTATGAAGGCTTCACACCCTCGCCGCCGACTGCTGCTCGGCCTGCTGGCCACGCCCTTTGTGCTGGCCGCCTGCAAAGACAGCACGCCCAAACAGGCGGCCTTCAGCAATCTGGAAGGCGTCAACCTGAGCAGTGCGGATTTCGGCAAAGACTTCGCCCTGACCGACACCGAAGGACAACGGCGCACCCTGGCCGATTATCGCGGCAAGGTCGTGCTGATCTTCTTTGGCTTTACCCAATGCCCCGATGTCTGCCCCACCGCGCTGACGCGCGCCGTGGACATCAAAGAGCAATTGGGCAAGGACGGCGACAAAATCCAGGTTCTGTTCATTTCCGTAGACCCGGAACGCGACAGCAACGAGCTGCTGCGGGCCTATATGCAGGCGTTCGATCCGGGTTTCGTGGCCTTGCGGCCCACACAGGAAGAACTGGCCAAGACCGCCCAGGATTTCAAGGTCTTCTACCAGAAAGTGCCCACCGGCTCGAGCTACACCATGGACCACAGCGCGCTGACCTATGTCTACGACACACACGGCAAGCTGCAGATCGCCCTGCGCCATACGCAGACTACCGAAGAAGCGGTAGCCGACCTGCGCCAGGTGCTGGCTCTGTCCCACTGAACACGCAAGGAATTTCAACATGCAACGCACATTTATCTCCTCTCTGATCGGCCTGGCTTTGCTGGGCGCTGCCTCGTTGGCTCAGGCCCAAGTCACTGTTGCCGAACCCTGGGTGCGGGCCACCGTGGCCGGCCAGCAAGCCACCGGTGCCTTCATGGCGCTACAGTCCACCGACCAGGCTAAGCTGGTCGGCGTGCGCAGTCCCCTGACCCAACAGGCGGAAATCCACGAAATGGTCATGGACAAGGACGTCATGCGCATGCGCCAAGTCCAACACATCGACTTGCCGGCCGGCAAAGCGGTAGAACTGAAGCCCGGCAGCTACCACATCATGCTGATGGGACTGAAGCAGCAGGTCAACGCGGGAAGCAATGTAGATTTGACTCTATTGATCGAAACCGCCGCCGGCCAGAAACAGGAAATCGCCGTACGCGCTCCGGTGCGTGCCCTTAATGCCAAGTCCGGCCAGGGCCACCATGACGGACACGGTCATAAAGCACATTGACACTCGGATACACATTGAGGGTTTTCCAGAATGTGCATGGGAAAGCGGCAGCGGTACATTGAAACCACTGACACAGCGTCAGTAAGTTGCTCTGAAACGGCAGCTTTCCCAAACTGTCATCATGACAGTTCAGCGCCGCAAAAGCGGCAAACAGGCCCTACCGCAACGGTAGGGCCTTCGTGTTTATAGCCCCTGCCGACCCGCCGGACTCGGCGTTCGGCCCCGGCTGTTTTTAGTGCGATATTGTCGTGCCCAGCACGGCCAGAAACTGGGCCAGCCATTGCGGATGCGCGGGCCAGGCCGGGGCAGTCACCAGTTTGCCATCGGTCACGGCTTGGTCGACCGCGATATCGGCATAACGTCCGCCTGCCAGCTCCACATCGGGACGACAGGCAGGATACGCCGAACACTCCCGCCCTTTCAGCACCCCGGCCGCTGCCAGCAATTGGGCACCGTGGCATACCGCCGCCACCGGTTTGTCGGCATCAAAAAAATGACGCACCAGCTCGATGACGCGGGGATTCAGACGCAGGTATTCGGGGCCGCGCCCGCCAGGAATCAGCAGCGCATCGTAGTCTTGACCGCGCACCGCATCAAAGTCGGCATTCAGACGAAAATTGTGGCCACGCTTTTCCGAATAGGTCTGCTCACCCTCGAAGTCGTGAATAGCCGTTGCGATCGTATCGCCCGCTTTCTTATCCGGGCAGACGGCATCCACACGATGGCCCACGGCCAACAAAGTCTGGAACGGCACCATGGTCTCGTAGTCTTCGCAATAATCACCGCAGATCATCAGAATCTTCTTGCTCATTATGGCTCCTTGACGTTGGACAAGCCCCCCATAGAAGGAGGCCACGCCGTGCGCCGGTCGCAACGGCGATCTGCCCATCATCGCCCAGGCACATGACGCGCGCAAGTCGCCCCGACAACAGGCAAAATACGCACAGAACGTAACAAAAATACACAAAAGTCCATTACCATCGTGCCTTACGTCTTGCGACGCTCTCTTCCCACCACTCATCGTCCCATCATGCGTCTAAAAAAAGAAAGCCTGGGCCGGGATTTCCTGATCTTCGCCCTGATTACCGCCTTGTTCACTCTGGGCGTCGCCGTTTTTCTGTACTTCTATTTCCCCGACTTCTACCGCTGGCTGGGCTCGCGCGACTTTGTGCGCGGCGAACAGGAAGGCGTATTCGATCTGCAGTCCTATACCGGTGTCATGCAGATCGTGCTGGGCATGCCCATCGCCCTGGCCGGATCAGTCTATGCCATCTATCTGGCGCGTCAGAGCATGAATCTGTCCAGACTCAGCCACGAACAGACCCAGGCCTTGAACCGCAACGCACTGAGCAATCAATACAAAGAAAAACTCAACAAAGCATCGCACGCCTTTCACGAACTGACCCTGACCCTGCGCGATCTGAACCTAGGTTCGCTGGCCGTCTACAGCATGGCCAGCAAAGCCATCAACTTCAGCACCAGCATGTGGGGCGCCGGGCCGGAAGGCAGCCGCGAATCCATGACGGCCGCCGGCCAGCAGCTATTCCAGACACTGGAGCGCCTGCGCGCCGCGCTGGAAGTCATTTACGCCGACCCCGCCCTGCGCCAGTTGCTGGAAGCCAGACTGCGCAACGCCAACCTGATCCACACCATAGACCAGGACTGGCTTAAAGACAGCGACCGCCAGGACCTGCCCCTGCTGAACGCCGTGCTTGCCAGCGATTATCTGGCCATCTCCGATCACCTGGCCCAGCGCGCCCGCAGCCTGCACGGTCAGGAACTGATCATGGCCTCGCTCGAAGCCCTGGCCGGGATCGCCCTGCGCTGGTCGCTGTCCGACGAGCACCGCACCCAGAATCCGCAGTTGCTGCAACACCTGCTGGACACCGATATCAACGATGGGGCCGAAGTGGCCAACGACTACGCCGAGGAATTCGGCCTGCGTTTTCTGGGCGTGGTGCTGCTCAAGTATTCATGCAGCGTCAGGCTGAACTCCCCGCTGCCGCACGACTGGCGCATCGATCTGGGCACAGCGGCCTTTGTGGATCTAATCAAGGCCCTACCCAGCCGCGAGGACATCAAGCAATGCGTGGATAATCAAGAGGGGCAGCTCTTGCATGACCTGCGCCTGCTGCACGTTGACACCGACGCCTATATTGACCTGGTTACCGAACCCAAGCGCTCGCTTTCGTCGGTGCTGCAATATCATGTCCAGCAATTGCTGGACATATACCCGTCATACCGACATCGCATGGGCCTGATTCGCCCCGATTCCCAAGGCGAACCCTTGCGCCAGCTCGGTCGTATCGCCAGCCAGATCGCCGGCGGACAAAGCCTGAGCCAGGACAACATCCAAAACAGCATCATTCAGGTGGCCATACGCAATATCCTGGAGATGGGTGATTCGGGCGTGCTGACACCCCGGCAGCTACGCCCGGCGGTGCAGGCCCTGGCACGCGCCCATACCGAACCGCTGGCCCTGTTCGTGCTGGAACCAGACCTGCTGGCCGTGCTGGGCGCAGCCCTGTCACCCGCCCTGACGACCGATCTGCTGGTTCAACTGTCCGAGCTGCCCATGCGCCAGGAACAGGCGGCTGCCCGTCTCCAGCTGATGCTGCAACTGGCGACGATGCTGGCCGAGCAGGAGCAAACAGCTCTCGCCACCCAAACCGTGCAGTCCGCCTCGGAACTGCTCGGCACCCTGTTCGAGCACCACTTGCCTTTGCTCCAGCAATACTACCTGGAGCAGGCGGACGCCCCCACGCACTGCGCACCAATACTGTTCGCCATCGTGCTGCGCAATACCATCTGGTGCCATCCGCTGCGCGTCCTGCTGGAGGGCAAGCCCTTACGCGCCCGCATGCTGTATGCCACCGACGCGGTGCTGCCCATCCTTTACCGACGCTTTCACCAGCTCAATCAGCTGGACTGGGCCGACACACTGGAACAATGGGAAGGCATCCCGCAGCCCGAACACCTGATGCGTTGGCACCAGGCGCTGCAAGACTGGCTGCTCAACAGCCAGTCCAATGACCAAGGCAACATCGAGCTGGACCTGGCCGCTCTCTGACCATCATTCGGGCGGGCCTGGCTCAATCAACGCTAGGCCTGCCCAGCGGACTGCGGTACAGTGGAAAAGGCATCGTTTGTCGTCACCCTCTGGAGTACGCATATGACCCCTAGTCCTGAACACCGCCCCTCTTCCGAACTGCTGCGCCATCTCCCCCTGAAACCCGGATGGCTGATCGGCTTGGGCATCGCCCTGATCGTGCTGGGCCTGATTGCCCTGGCCTATGTCGTGGGGGCCACGGTCGCCAGCGTGGTCTATATCGGCGTGCTGATGGCCCTGGGCGGCGTGCTGCAACTGGCCCATGCCTGGAGCGCCAAAGGCTGGAAGGGCTTTCTGCTCTGGAGTCTGAGCGGCGTGCTCTACCTGCTGGCCGGCGTGGTCGCCATCAGCAATCCATTGGTGGGTGCCACCATCCTGACCCTGATCTTCGGGGCCTTCCTGATCGCCTCCGGTTTTCTGCGCCTGTGGGTCTGGTTCCAGAACCGCGCCCAGGCCGGCGGCGGCTGGCTGGCTTTTTCTGGTCTGATTACCTTGGCGGCCGGCCTGATCATTGCCGCCGGCTGGCCGGGCAACAGCATCTGGGTACTGGGCCTGATTCTAGGCATAGACCTGCTGACCCAAGGCTGGGCAATTTTGCTGCTGGGCATGGCGGTCAAACGCAGCGATTCATAATTATATTTCGCGGCCGGCCACCACAGACAGGCGCTCCCGACAGCGCCTGTCTCTTGCCCAAACGCTCAAAACGACAGCTCCGGCAAACCGGCGTCACGTGTGCGCAGCCACGGCAAGCGGGCCCGCGCCAGCATGGCGGCATCGCCCTGGCTATCGCCATACGCCATATCCAGGCTGACCGACTCTTGACCCAGCCACATTTGCAGGCGCCGCACTTTTTCCTCGCCCCAGCAATTGGGGCTGCCCAGACCCGAAAAACGGCCCTGGCCATCAAACGCCAACTCGGTCGCCAGGACCTGCGCTATCCCTTCCTGATGCGCCCAAACCTGCAAATACAGTGACGGCGAGGCACTGACCAGTACCACCGTATCCCCACGACGGCGGTGCGCCCGTAGGCGCTCCAGCATTTCCGGACGCAAAAGCCCAGGCAGATACTCGCGCACATACACATCCGCCAGCGCCTGCAACTGGTCACGATCCAGTCCCGCCAAGGCGCTGGCCAAAAACCGCGCCTTGATGGCCTGACGACGCACCGGGCCACGATCCAGCCACAGCAGGCGGGGCAGACAAGCCAGATACGCCTTCAGGCATACGGTCCAGCCGCGCATGCGCCGCACAAAGTCCTGCAAACTGTCCCTGTCGGTAATCGTGCCATCGAAATCAAATGCAACCAGCACGCGCAGCCCTCCTGGCGGAAAACTGGCAGTGTATAGGAGCGGGAACCTGTGCGGCGACCTTTTTCAGACTAACGCGCCGGCATGTCGGCCGGCCCATAAACCAGATCGGCGCGTGCCTGCGCAGGGATAGCCGGCATGCTGTCGGCCCACTGAAGATACGTGTCCCGCATGCGTTGCAGCCGCTGCGGTTCGCGCCGCGCCAGATTGGATCTCTCGCGTTCGTCCTGGGCTAGGTCGAACAAGTATTCGT encodes:
- a CDS encoding DJ-1/PfpI family protein, whose protein sequence is MSKKILMICGDYCEDYETMVPFQTLLAVGHRVDAVCPDKKAGDTIATAIHDFEGEQTYSEKRGHNFRLNADFDAVRGQDYDALLIPGGRGPEYLRLNPRVIELVRHFFDADKPVAAVCHGAQLLAAAGVLKGRECSAYPACRPDVELAGGRYADIAVDQAVTDGKLVTAPAWPAHPQWLAQFLAVLGTTISH
- a CDS encoding HdeD family acid-resistance protein, which translates into the protein MTPSPEHRPSSELLRHLPLKPGWLIGLGIALIVLGLIALAYVVGATVASVVYIGVLMALGGVLQLAHAWSAKGWKGFLLWSLSGVLYLLAGVVAISNPLVGATILTLIFGAFLIASGFLRLWVWFQNRAQAGGGWLAFSGLITLAAGLIIAAGWPGNSIWVLGLILGIDLLTQGWAILLLGMAVKRSDS
- a CDS encoding SCO family protein, with translation MKASHPRRRLLLGLLATPFVLAACKDSTPKQAAFSNLEGVNLSSADFGKDFALTDTEGQRRTLADYRGKVVLIFFGFTQCPDVCPTALTRAVDIKEQLGKDGDKIQVLFISVDPERDSNELLRAYMQAFDPGFVALRPTQEELAKTAQDFKVFYQKVPTGSSYTMDHSALTYVYDTHGKLQIALRHTQTTEEAVADLRQVLALSH
- a CDS encoding FMN-binding glutamate synthase family protein, giving the protein MRQWLTRYTAFYVIIALTALSLLLALFGSAGWLWLAIPGMALCALGMVDLTQTRHAIRRNYPVIGNLRFLFEAVRPEIRQYFLESDTQQLPFSRADRSLVYQRAKQQVDKRPFGTQQEVYGNGYEWINHSMNPSHIADPEFRVQVGGPSCTQPYSLSVLNISAMSFGALSANAVLALNKGARMGNFAHDTGEGGVSTYHLRHSGDLIWNIGSGYFGCRDEQGNFSPERFAERATQDHIKMIEIKLSQGAKPGHGGILPGAKVTAEIAAARGVPVGQDCNSPPHHSAFSTPVELLQFVEQLRTLSGGKPVGFKLCIGHPWEWFAIAKAMLKTGITPDFIVVDGAEGGTGAAPVEFVDHVGTPLREALRLVHNTLVGIGLREQIRLGASGKIISAFDMARIMALGADWCNSARGFMFAVGCIQAQACHTDKCPTGVTTQDPLRQKALVVDDKSLRVASFHTNTLKALAELLAAAGLKHPDQLRPHHIARRISNGEIRVLSALFPDLEKGELLRGHYRQTIFRVGWPMANPDSFEPAYSLSKALSSLNDQADHDEPPKKQDAADSAGQTLA
- a CDS encoding copper chaperone PCu(A)C, whose protein sequence is MQRTFISSLIGLALLGAASLAQAQVTVAEPWVRATVAGQQATGAFMALQSTDQAKLVGVRSPLTQQAEIHEMVMDKDVMRMRQVQHIDLPAGKAVELKPGSYHIMLMGLKQQVNAGSNVDLTLLIETAAGQKQEIAVRAPVRALNAKSGQGHHDGHGHKAH
- a CDS encoding HAD-IB family hydrolase, which produces MLVAFDFDGTITDRDSLQDFVRRMRGWTVCLKAYLACLPRLLWLDRGPVRRQAIKARFLASALAGLDRDQLQALADVYVREYLPGLLRPEMLERLRAHRRRGDTVVLVSASPSLYLQVWAHQEGIAQVLATELAFDGQGRFSGLGSPNCWGEEKVRRLQMWLGQESVSLDMAYGDSQGDAAMLARARLPWLRTRDAGLPELSF